The Sesamum indicum cultivar Zhongzhi No. 13 linkage group LG6, S_indicum_v1.0, whole genome shotgun sequence genomic interval ttaaaattaagtaatttaattccTAATTTAgagtgattttattttaagaaacaTAAAAGGGTAAACTggtgtattttaaaaatactgagaacaaattgttattttttttcgtttggaaataatttacttatttgcaatatcatagAAGGGAGGCTCGCATTCTTTCCTATTTTGCGAAGATCGCATCACAacctttttataaaatattttatgatttttaaataaatttgaatttattttattaatttaaggtTTTTAAGATTGAGCACTGATACATTCTAAATACTAATATGTATGGAGCCACACTGacaattggatttttttatatttgtggcTCATGTGGAGTCGTATAATTAAAGGCAATTTATCAATAGTCGCCCTTTACGTAATATTGCTACCTTGATATTCTTACGTTCTTTATTATTTCTCTTACAACCTACTGATTAAGTATCAAGAGTTGTCGTCCTATTATTGATCTGTTTTGTGGATTCACGGTTGAGAAAATGAAGGCGTATTTTACTCTTGAAGGATAGCAATCACACAATTTCACATAcgcattcattttttttttcattgcaaGTATCatccactagaaaaaaatttactattgaCTATAATATTAGTAGTTATGATTAAAAACCATGAAAAATAACTACTATTAactacaattaaataaaatcaggTACAAAAAACTAACTTTtccaccataaaaaaaaattatttgccacgACTAAGtgtcatggtaaaaatatttgcaatagcTTTTAATCGTGCcaaatgttttagccaccATTGCAAAAACTACAGCAAAAAACCGTTCTATGGTTGtggttaataattatttggtacggttatttattattaatcatgattaaataaaattttatgattcttCTAGTGATCGttcaactttaaaaataaaattaacgtGTTCGGAGCGAGAGCAAAAGaattaataagaataattttggAACCCGCCTGATTAATAAGAATCCATCTTAAGATCAATTCATTTACTGCTGAACTAACAATTCTTTTACCTAATGAGGCGCATTTTCATAATCgaattgtgatatttatataaaatcaaaataaaataatatctcgTGCAACGAAACATGAATAATATTGTTGCGAGtcgaatttaaaattaatttcacataAGCAATTATTGCAGTGGAGGccatctaaattatttagtgCAAAATAGCTTTCTTGATCCTATGATTGGTGAGACTCTCCAAGTAGGGATGAGGAATTATTGTTTGAGGCGACTCTTTAGTACACTTTATACTCAAATACTAGGATCAGAATGAGAAACGCATGTCAATGATTTGGGCTTGCAATGAATGTTGATGagatgtataattacatctacGTCCCTCATTTAtgctctatttatataaattattcatatttttttatatacttatacagatattatttatgaaagcaAAGAAACGAGGATAGTTTGTACAAAGATGATGACGTTTTGGAGGGTGCATGTGCAATTTTCTACAAAATAAGAATGacttgtataaataatattgaatttctaatagtcatatatttaattatgcaaaaattagagataatttgtacaaataaattataaattaagggtgtaagtgtaattatccgtCAATAAAAAGGTCTATGAAATGAGGTTGCAGCTCAACATTCATCATGCTTTTAAATTCTGCAGCGAGCCCTAATTATTTGATTGCAGTccccattaattaattcaaacaaatgaagaaaaaatttatcattatttaaagaaaaagaaatcattaattattaccATATGAAATGTAAATGAACCAATTAACAACTTCAACATCATCGTACTAAAATCATCAATTGTGAGTGTAAATGAGCACTAGGGAAATTATATCGACCAcgatattttattgattattataattaaaaatagaaaaaattataataaataataattaatcacaacTTTACAACAATTGTCGAGGTCAATAGAAGAAGATAAGACATTAGTCATTGCAAAAAATGTCGTACATACTTTAATCATAGTTAAGACCACGACAAATGTTGATTAACTACAATTAAAACTTAAacttttatattgatttttttaactacaattcatagtttttatttatcataattttaaatggtactcatttatttatcatattagaCCATGTGAAACAAAGAGAGACCAGACATAATAGTCCACATagtaacttttataaaattattgcataGTTACAAGTATTCGTGTAtagattttttcattattattttcatcatataaatgataattaagttttaaatGTCCTAATATTTGCAACATATTATTTTcaggaaaatataaaaatagaagggACAATTTGAATCGTCTGTATCTTGTATACTAATcataatattgcaaaaaattaaaatttaattgtgtaaaaatcaacatacagaaaaaaaaaaaatcaatcttttATGTTAGAAATGCTATCAAATATAAGGGAAACTCTATCTTAATATGagtttattaaatgaaaattaatatatttattatgtgattgatgtataatttaaaaaaattgatcggACAAACTTGGATAAGAATTTTGGTGGAAGTAAATGCTTCCAACGGTGCTCCATTCCGTTTGTATGCCCCGTCTCCCATATGCATAAGCCCGCCGCATCCCGCCCCCGCCCCCCTatcccccaccccccacctcCCATACAGACAGCTCAAACAACATAgtacacatatgtatatagatatatatatagagagagagagagagaggtatAATGGGAACAAGTGAAGAGGTGAGCAAAGGGTTTCAGCATATAGTGGGAGTGTgagaaaactgaaaaaaacaaaaggaaaaaaggcgGCATCTTTGTTCTTGGGGTTTCTATGGAGTTGTGTCTGTAAGGAGTGAGGAGAATATTCAGATCTGCCCTTTTagattttcttctaaaaaagGTAAACCCATTTTCCcatttcaaatctttttcaAGAACTGGGGCCTCACCCTCTTCTCTCCAGCTCCAGTAGTAAAATCTTTCTTCCCTACATTCACAACATACCTGTCATCTCTCTCCATTCTTTTGGCATATTTTCCGCCCCTGCATATATACTCTGTATGAGCATTGCTTTTATGACTCAATACAtgcttccttttttttgtttgtttttcattaaataaatgttgAAGCTTTTTCTCCTTGACAGGTTTATAAAgtgtttttttcttgtaaagaAGTGGATTGTGGGCACATTATGAAGTGGAATCCTGGATTTGAAGccaataaaaaagattgaaactTTGAGACTGGGATTCTTGGTTTTGATTGAAGTAAGTTCTTCAGATCTGAATTGCTGCCAGAAATTTAGGTTGATGTCATTGGATTGGATATGTGTCAGTTATGTTAGGAGTTTGAAGTTCTTGGTATTTAGATCTAAAATACTTTGCTTGAAGCTTTGAATGCTGTCACAGCTAGTTTTATTGGTCCCAGATGGATCGTAGAGGGATAAATTTGACATCTTGCTGCTGTTGTTTGTAGTAGTAACTTggattttctctctctctctctctctctagctACTGCAACTCTGTCCATAAATTTCTGGTTTTGTGATACTCTGCAATCTTGTTTTTGACAATGTGGAAGTAGCTTTGGTTGCTGCTGTTATGGTgcaacttcttcttcttctgctgctgccttttctttttcctttttatctGCTCCCTTTTTCTGTGAAAGATTTATATACTAGTGTTCATGATAGACCAGTTATTGTATTCAAGATTTCAGTTTCAAATTAAAGGGTTCATTCATTTTGAGGTTCTGAATCTTTGTTCTGTATTTAGGTGTATAGAGGATGCATGGGATTTCAGCTTCGGAGGGATTAAGTGAAGCTGAAAATGGATATTCGGGAAGACCACACTAGATTTGGGCCGTTTTCGAATAAAACATCCAGGAATctgtcatcatcatcatcagcatTTTTCTCAGCAAATCAATCGCCATTCTTCTCTCCAAAATCAGCAACTGGCCGTTTATCCACACATTCTGACAATGCCGCCAGCACAAATGTAGATAAAGTAGATGCAAATCTGGGGAATGCAGAATCAGAAATTTTTACTGGTGTTAGATTTTCCTCAGAAGATGTATGTCCTGGTGCTGAAGCATGTACTTCGAATGACCCCCAGAAGTTAGAGAATGTTTCTTCTTCGGCTGGAATATCTAGAAGTCCCTTATCAAGTAATGaagttttttatcaaaatgatTACTCTAGACATAAGGGTAAAGCCAAGAAAGTCGAGAGGTTACTTGAAATCTCAGTTCCTCCAACTTCCTTCTCCTCTAGTAGATTGAGGAGCTGTGATGTGTACATCGGCTTTCACGGCCGCAAACCTTTATTGCTTAGGTTTACTAATTGGCTGCGGGCGGAGTTAGAGGTTCAAGGTTTGAGCTGTTTTATAGCAGACAGAGCTAGATGTCGTAATTCTCGTAAACACAGCATTGTTGAGAAAGCTATGGATGCTAGTACATTTGGAGTCATTATTTTGACCAGGAAATCATTCAAGAACCCATACAGCATCGAAGAACTGAGATTTTTTTCCAGCAAGAAGAACTTAGTTCCTGTATACTTTGATTTGCGTCCAGACGACTGCCTTGTCAGAGACATAATTGAGAAAAGAGGAGAGATTTGGGAAAAATATGGTGGTGAACTATGGCTAGTCTATGGAGGACTTGAGAAGGAATGGAGAGATGCTGTCACTGCCCTTTCCCGTGTCGATGAGTGGAAACTAGAGGCTCATGATGGGAAATGGAGGGATTGCATATTAAGAGCTGTTACTCTTTTGGCGTTAAGATTGGGAAGGAGAAGTATTGTAGATAGAATAACCAAATGGAGAGAGAAAGCAGAGAAAGAAGAGTTCCCATTCCCACGAAATGATAACTTCGTTGGTAGGAAAAAAGAGTTGTCCGAGCTGGAGTTCATGCTCTTCGGTGATGTTAGTGGAGATGCCGAGCGAGACTATTTTGAACTCAAGGCCAGACCAAGGCGGAAGAACTTGACAATTGCCTGGGGAAGGACTAGTTCAATAGATGAAAAGCGAAGGGATCGACAAAGCGAGAGTAGCAAACAGAAGGGAAAAGAACCAGTTGTGTGGAAGGAATCagaaaaggaaattgaaaTGCAAAATACTGAGTTTTCTCAACCACAACGGCACACGCCAAAGTTGAAGAGTGGTGGAAAGCATGGACGGAGGAAACTGATGAAAGTTGTTTATGGAAGGGGAATTGCTTGTGTATCAGGCGACTCAGGCATCGGGAAGACAGAGCTGCTTTTAGAGTTTGCTTACCGGTTTCATCAGAGGTATAAAATGGTCCTATGGATAGGTGGGGAAAGCAGATACATCCGTCTGAATTATATGAACTTATGGCCGTTCCTAGAAATTGACGTGGGCGTGGAGAGCTCCACGGAAAAGGGACGGCCGAAGGGCTTTGAGGAGCAAGAGGAAGCAGCAATTGCCAGAATCCGAAGGGAGCTCATGAGGAACATTCCTTTTCTAGTCGTAATCGACAATTTGGAGAACGAGAAAGACTGGTGGGATCACAAACACTTAATGGATCTGCTACCCCGATTCGGAGGGGAGACACACGTTATCATATCCACACGCCACTCCTGGATATTGAATCTTGAGCCTTTGAAACTATCTTACTTATCAGGGGTTGAGGCAATGTCTTTAATGCTGGGCAGTCTTAAAGATCAACCAATTACAGAAATCGATGCTCTACGGGTTATTGAGGAAAAACTCGGAAGGCTAACTCTAGGCCTAGCTATAGTCGGAGCTATTCTCTCCGAGCTTCCCATTAATCCAAGTAAGCTTTTGGATACCATAAATCGGATACCTTCCAGGGTTTTAACATGGAGCGGTCGCGAAAATCATTCACTCCGACGTAATAATTTCCTTTTGCAGCtttttgaagtttgcttcTCCATATTTGACCACGCAGAAGGACCAAGGAGTTTGGCGACTAGAATGGTCCTGGCAAGCGGTTGGTTCGCACCAGCACCAATACCAGTAACCATTCTAGCTCTAGCTGCTCAGAAAATACCCGAGAAACACCACCGTCGTCGCTTATGGAGAAAGATCTTGCGTTCCTTAACATGTGGCTTCACATCATCATATGCTCGGAGATCAGAAGCAGAAGCATCTTCATTGTTGTTGAGATTCAATATGGCAAGAAGTTGTACGAAAGACGGTTGCATTCAGTTCAACCATCTCATCAAGCTTTATGCACGAAAGAGAGGAATCACGGGAGCGGCCCGAGCCATGGTACAGGCTGTGATTAGTCGAGGGTCGATATTTCAGAACCCAGAACACATATGGGCAGTATGTTTCCTGCTCCTCGGATTCGGGAAGGACCCAATAGTCGTCGAGCTGAAAGTGACAGAACTATTGTTTCTTGTGAAAGAAGTGATTCTGCCACTAGCCATAAGGACATTCATTACGTTCTCCAGGTGCAGTGCTGCGTTGGAGTTGCTACGACTATGTACAGATGCTTTAGAAGCAAC includes:
- the LOC105164077 gene encoding uncharacterized protein LOC105164077, with protein sequence MDIREDHTRFGPFSNKTSRNLSSSSSAFFSANQSPFFSPKSATGRLSTHSDNAASTNVDKVDANLGNAESEIFTGVRFSSEDVCPGAEACTSNDPQKLENVSSSAGISRSPLSSNEVFYQNDYSRHKGKAKKVERLLEISVPPTSFSSSRLRSCDVYIGFHGRKPLLLRFTNWLRAELEVQGLSCFIADRARCRNSRKHSIVEKAMDASTFGVIILTRKSFKNPYSIEELRFFSSKKNLVPVYFDLRPDDCLVRDIIEKRGEIWEKYGGELWLVYGGLEKEWRDAVTALSRVDEWKLEAHDGKWRDCILRAVTLLALRLGRRSIVDRITKWREKAEKEEFPFPRNDNFVGRKKELSELEFMLFGDVSGDAERDYFELKARPRRKNLTIAWGRTSSIDEKRRDRQSESSKQKGKEPVVWKESEKEIEMQNTEFSQPQRHTPKLKSGGKHGRRKLMKVVYGRGIACVSGDSGIGKTELLLEFAYRFHQRYKMVLWIGGESRYIRLNYMNLWPFLEIDVGVESSTEKGRPKGFEEQEEAAIARIRRELMRNIPFLVVIDNLENEKDWWDHKHLMDLLPRFGGETHVIISTRHSWILNLEPLKLSYLSGVEAMSLMLGSLKDQPITEIDALRVIEEKLGRLTLGLAIVGAILSELPINPSKLLDTINRIPSRVLTWSGRENHSLRRNNFLLQLFEVCFSIFDHAEGPRSLATRMVLASGWFAPAPIPVTILALAAQKIPEKHHRRRLWRKILRSLTCGFTSSYARRSEAEASSLLLRFNMARSCTKDGCIQFNHLIKLYARKRGITGAARAMVQAVISRGSIFQNPEHIWAVCFLLLGFGKDPIVVELKVTELLFLVKEVILPLAIRTFITFSRCSAALELLRLCTDALEATDQTLVTPVDKWLDKSLCWKPIQTNAQLNPNLWQDLALARANVLEIRAKLMARGGKFDIGDDLIRKAVFIRTSICGEDHPDTVSARETLSKLTRLLASAQTHTSQ